In Bordetella genomosp. 11, the sequence TGCAGGAAGTTTTCCGGGAAGTGGAATCCCAGCATCAGCCCCAGGCCGATCGCCATGGCGCTATAGCCGGCGAAATCGAAGAACAGCTGCAGCGTATAGCCCAGGCAGCCCAGCCAGGCATCGGCCAGCGAAGGATGCGGCAGCGCGAAGGCCGTGTCGACCAGTGGCGCCAGCGTATCGGCGATCAGTACTTTCATGCTGATGCCGATCATGAAGCGCCGCGCGCCCAGCGCGAACTGCGGCCAGTCCACCGTGCGCGCGATGAGCTCGCGCTTGACCCAGTCGTAGCGGATGATTGGGCCGGCGATCAAGTGGACGAACATCGCCTGGTACGCGCCGAAGGTCACGAAACTGTAGTCGGCCGGCACCGTGCGGCGGTACACGTCGATCAGGTAGGAGATCGACTGCAGGACGATGAAGGAAAGCCCGATGGGCAGCACGACGCGCTGCCAGCCGACGGGATGCCCGCCGGCCGCGCCGATTGCCGTGTTCAGCGTGTCGACCACGATGTTGGCGTACTTGTACCAGCCCAGCGTGCCCAGCGCGATGCCGATCAGTATCGCCAGCGTCCAGCCGCGGCGGCGTCCGTCGCCTGCCTTGTCGATCAGGATCCCGCCCAGCCAGCCCAGCAGCGTCAGGGCGATGAACAGGAATAGGAACTCCGGGCTCCACCAGCCGTAGAACACCCAGCTGGATGCCAGCAGCACGGCGTTGCGCCGGTACACGGCGCGGCCACCCCCCACGCCCGCCAGGACGTAGACGATGAGGAACGCTGGCAGGAACAGCGTCAGGAATTCCAGCGACGCGAAAACCATGGAGTGACCGGATGCAGGATAAGCCCGGGCCGCGGATGGATGGCGGCGGCCCGCGATGTCGCCAGGAAGATCAGCGCGCCAGCGTGTCGTCGACGCGTATCAAGCGGGTGCCGGACGAACCGGGGATCGCCAGGACGCTATAGCGCTTGCCCGCCTGCAATTGGCCCAGGTCCAGCGGCGCGCCGGCGGGTTGGCCCGCGCAGGCCGCCTGCACCGACAGCGCGACGGGGTTGATGGCGCGACGCTTCAGCGTGCCCGTCGCGACGTCGTCGACGATGGCGATGCCCCGCCCCGCCGCCTGCAGGCCGGCATGCGCGCAGGACGGATCCAGGCTGTAGAAAGCCAGCGACGCTTTCAGGCCGTTGAAGTCGTCCGGTTGTTCGGCCACCGTGACGGTCTTGATGCCGTCCTTGCCGTCGGGCAGCACGGCCACGGTGGCGAAGGCGCCCGGCGCCACGCGCACCGATACCGCCGCGCGGGCGCTGCCCTGCTCGATCGCGCCGGCGATCGCGCTGTTGGCCTTCACCGGCAGGAAGTCGGTGGCCGGCCGGGCCGCGTCCAGCACGATGCGTGTCTGGCGGTTGTCCGGCACCACGGTGACGGGCGTGGCGGTGGCATTGACGAAGCGCAGGAACGAGGCGTCTTCGGACGGGCCGGTTTCATACAACTGGGTCTCGGCGGCGCTGGCGGCGGCCAGGGGCGCCGCGGCCAGCGCGAGGGCCAGCACGCAATGGCGGATGGGCTTCATTTTTTCTCCATGCCCTTGACCAGCGGCAGGTCCAGGACGGCCTTGGTGATGGCATCGCCCCACTGCTTGTAGCCGGGCGCGGTGAAGTGCTGGCCGTCGACCGTGCCCCACTGCCCCGGCTTGGAGAAGTTCAGCGAATCGATATAGACGCACGGCGAGACATTGGCCGCCAGGAAGCTGGACATCAGCTTGACGCGGGCAAAGGTCTTGCCGAATTTGCCGCCTTCGCTGCCCCAGGCCGGGCCGATCCAGATGCAGGCGGTGTTGGTGGCGGCGATATCTCCCGTCAGCGCCGTCACCTGCTGCCACGCCCAGGTCTTGGGGAAGTCCGGCTTGTCATAGGCGGCCATGGTGTCGCCCATGACGATCATGACGATGTTCGGCCTGTCGGTGGCGATCAGTTGCTTGATCGGCCGGGTCTGCGGGTTGGCGCCCAGAACCTTGATCGGGCCCTTGTCCACGCGTTCGGCGCCGCCGCAGGTGCCGGTCGTGACCTTGGTCCAGTCGCCGGCATTCGCGCCGCAGATGCCCAGCGAATGCACGTGCGCGCCCTGTTGCACCAGGTCGTCGTGCAGCGTGGTGATCAGGTGCGTGGGGACGGTCATGTGGCTGTCGCCCACGATAAGGATGGACAGTCCGGCGAGAACGGCAGGTAGCATAAAAATATCTCTCTACGAAAATAAACAGGAATCCGGCGGCGCGGACGAAACGGTGCGCGGGCCTTTACTGCGTGTACGGCGACTTGAAGGTGTTGGCGGGCAGGCTGACGCCGCCCGGCATGGCGTCGAAGGTATAGCGGGCATACAGGCCGCCCACCCATTGGCGGTAGTCGCGCGCGTTGTCGATGCCTGCCATGCCGCCCAGGAACAACTGCGGACCGACCTGGTATTCGGCGTTGGTCGCCAGGCTGTAGCCCACGCCGGTCTTGCTCTGGCCGTCGTAGCGGGCATCCGGCGAACCG encodes:
- a CDS encoding MBOAT family O-acyltransferase, with product MVFASLEFLTLFLPAFLIVYVLAGVGGGRAVYRRNAVLLASSWVFYGWWSPEFLFLFIALTLLGWLGGILIDKAGDGRRRGWTLAILIGIALGTLGWYKYANIVVDTLNTAIGAAGGHPVGWQRVVLPIGLSFIVLQSISYLIDVYRRTVPADYSFVTFGAYQAMFVHLIAGPIIRYDWVKRELIARTVDWPQFALGARRFMIGISMKVLIADTLAPLVDTAFALPHPSLADAWLGCLGYTLQLFFDFAGYSAMAIGLGLMLGFHFPENFLHPYLARSIQDFWRRWHISLSTWLRDYLYIPLGGNRHGVARTYRNLLLTMAIAGLWHGGDSWNFLLWGIAHGLALCVERLWINSGLPALPRLPARVLTLLFVMLAWTIFRAHTFEGALAMYAGQFGLHGIALGDEMRLALRPVHVMTIALGVFCAFAPALAPWMERFRNPAVLTAGALWPVMGFLFSFALIASRGAVPFLYFQF
- a CDS encoding SGNH/GDSL hydrolase family protein, whose product is MLPAVLAGLSILIVGDSHMTVPTHLITTLHDDLVQQGAHVHSLGICGANAGDWTKVTTGTCGGAERVDKGPIKVLGANPQTRPIKQLIATDRPNIVMIVMGDTMAAYDKPDFPKTWAWQQVTALTGDIAATNTACIWIGPAWGSEGGKFGKTFARVKLMSSFLAANVSPCVYIDSLNFSKPGQWGTVDGQHFTAPGYKQWGDAITKAVLDLPLVKGMEKK
- a CDS encoding alginate O-acetyltransferase AlgF, with protein sequence MKPIRHCVLALALAAAPLAAASAAETQLYETGPSEDASFLRFVNATATPVTVVPDNRQTRIVLDAARPATDFLPVKANSAIAGAIEQGSARAAVSVRVAPGAFATVAVLPDGKDGIKTVTVAEQPDDFNGLKASLAFYSLDPSCAHAGLQAAGRGIAIVDDVATGTLKRRAINPVALSVQAACAGQPAGAPLDLGQLQAGKRYSVLAIPGSSGTRLIRVDDTLAR